In Rosa chinensis cultivar Old Blush chromosome 1, RchiOBHm-V2, whole genome shotgun sequence, a genomic segment contains:
- the LOC112175522 gene encoding cytochrome P450 714A1 isoform X2, which yields MNQCNSLDLGKPSYVSKRLAPMLGNGILRSNGIFWLQQRKIVAPEFFTDKVKAMVGLMLESAQPLLRKWEECIEVQGGMRAEIQVDEHLRGFSADVIARACFGSSYSKGKEIFSKLRSLQEIMSHQPFLFGSFSNLGGLKRQKEISCLEREIESLIWETVKEREREGLETSSSEKDLLQLILVGAMSDQSLGKGKDSSKRFIVDNCKNIYFAGHESTGVAASWCLMLLALHPEWQSRIRTELAEVCPDGQLDANSLAQLKTINMVIQEVMRLYPPAAFVSREALEDTQVGNISIPKGVYLWTLIPTLHRDTDIWGQDANEFKPERFIDGVSKACKFPQAYIPFGLGPRTCLGKNFAMVQLKVVLSLIISKFTFSLSPKYRHSPAFKMIVEPGNGVHILIQKSHL from the exons ATGAACCAGTGTAATAGTTTGGATTTGGGTAAGCCTTCCTATGTAAGCAAGAGACTTGCTCCCATGCTTGGAAATGGAATTCTCAGATCCAATGGCATATTTTGGttacaacaaagaaaaattgttGCACCTGAGTTTTTCACAGACAAAGTCAAG GCGATGGTAGGGTTGATGTTGGAGTCGGCGCAACCATTGCTTAGAAAATGGGAGGAGTGTATTGAAGTACAAGGAGGTATGAGAGCAGAGATTCAAGTAGATGAGCATTTAAGGGGTTTCTCAGCTGATGTTATCGCAAGGGCTTGTTTTGGGAGTTCTTATTCTAAGGGCAAAGAGATTTTCTCAAAGCTTAGAAGTCTTCAGGAAATAATGTCTCATCAACCATTCCTCTTTGGATCATTTTCTAATTTAGG AGGGTTGAAAAGGCAAAAGGAGATAAgttgtttagagagagagatagagtcaTTGATATGGGAAACTGTGAAAGAACGCGAACGAGAAGGGTTAGAGACTTCTTCGTCAGAAAAGGATCTATTGCAGTTAATATTAGTGGGAGCCATGAGTGACCAAAGCCTAGGCAAAGGCAAGGATTCATCCAAGCGATTCATTGTTGACAACTGCAAGAACATTTACTTTGCAGGGCATGAATCCACTGGTGTTGCTGCCTCTTGGTGTTTGATGCTACTCGCTTTACATCCCGAGTGGCAATCTCGAATCAGGACCGAGTTGGCAGAAGTTTGCCCCGATGGTCAGCTAGATGCTAATTCACTCGCTCAATTGAAAACG ATAAATATGGTGATTCAAGAAGTCATGCGTCTATACCCACCAGCTGCTTTTGTGTCAAGAGAAGCACTTGAAGACACCCAGGTGGGAAACATAAGCATTCCGAAAGGGGTATACTTGTGGACTTTGATCCCAACATTGCACAGAGACACAGACATTTGGGGACAAGATGCAAATGAATTCAAACCTGAGAGGTTCATTGATGGTGTCTCAAAGGCTTGCAAGTTTCCTCAAGCCTATATCCCCTTTGGTTTGGGTCCTCGAACCTGTTTAGGCAAAAACTTTGCTATGGTACAATTGAAGGTTGTCCTCTCCCTCATTATCTCCAAGTTCACTTTCTCTCTATCACCCAAATACAGACACTCCCCTGCTTTCAAAATGATTGTAGAGCCTGGAAACGGTGTACATATTCTCATTCAAAAATCTCATCTGTAG
- the LOC112175522 gene encoding cytochrome P450 714A1 isoform X1 gives MLLALLQNYHIWILEMRVVSSLVLLGLVGFFLHLYNTVWLKSVRLRRKLQMQGLKGPTPSLLYGNLAEMQKIQLQAQKSPNHSEFVAHDYTSSLFPYFEHWRKEYGLIYTYSTGLRQHLYVNQPELVKEMNQCNSLDLGKPSYVSKRLAPMLGNGILRSNGIFWLQQRKIVAPEFFTDKVKAMVGLMLESAQPLLRKWEECIEVQGGMRAEIQVDEHLRGFSADVIARACFGSSYSKGKEIFSKLRSLQEIMSHQPFLFGSFSNLGGLKRQKEISCLEREIESLIWETVKEREREGLETSSSEKDLLQLILVGAMSDQSLGKGKDSSKRFIVDNCKNIYFAGHESTGVAASWCLMLLALHPEWQSRIRTELAEVCPDGQLDANSLAQLKTINMVIQEVMRLYPPAAFVSREALEDTQVGNISIPKGVYLWTLIPTLHRDTDIWGQDANEFKPERFIDGVSKACKFPQAYIPFGLGPRTCLGKNFAMVQLKVVLSLIISKFTFSLSPKYRHSPAFKMIVEPGNGVHILIQKSHL, from the exons ATGCTATTGGCATTGCTTCAAAACTATCATATATGGATTCTCGAAATGCG AGTCGTTTCTTCCCTAGTTCTTTTGGGACTGGTTGgcttctttcttcatctctacAACACAGTCTGGTTGAAGTCCGTGAGGCTCCGAAGGAAGCTCCAAATGCAAGGCCTCAAAGGCCCTACACCTTCTTTGCTATATGGGAATCTCGCTGAGATGCAGAAAATCCAACTCCAAGCTCAGAAGTCTCCAAATCACTCTGAATTTGTAGCCCACGACTACACTTCCAGCCTCTTCCCGTATTTCGAACACTGGCGAAAAGAATACG GTTTAATTTACACGTATTCAACAGGATTGCGGCAGCATTTATATGTGAACCAACCAGAGCTAGTGAAGGAAATGAACCAGTGTAATAGTTTGGATTTGGGTAAGCCTTCCTATGTAAGCAAGAGACTTGCTCCCATGCTTGGAAATGGAATTCTCAGATCCAATGGCATATTTTGGttacaacaaagaaaaattgttGCACCTGAGTTTTTCACAGACAAAGTCAAG GCGATGGTAGGGTTGATGTTGGAGTCGGCGCAACCATTGCTTAGAAAATGGGAGGAGTGTATTGAAGTACAAGGAGGTATGAGAGCAGAGATTCAAGTAGATGAGCATTTAAGGGGTTTCTCAGCTGATGTTATCGCAAGGGCTTGTTTTGGGAGTTCTTATTCTAAGGGCAAAGAGATTTTCTCAAAGCTTAGAAGTCTTCAGGAAATAATGTCTCATCAACCATTCCTCTTTGGATCATTTTCTAATTTAGG AGGGTTGAAAAGGCAAAAGGAGATAAgttgtttagagagagagatagagtcaTTGATATGGGAAACTGTGAAAGAACGCGAACGAGAAGGGTTAGAGACTTCTTCGTCAGAAAAGGATCTATTGCAGTTAATATTAGTGGGAGCCATGAGTGACCAAAGCCTAGGCAAAGGCAAGGATTCATCCAAGCGATTCATTGTTGACAACTGCAAGAACATTTACTTTGCAGGGCATGAATCCACTGGTGTTGCTGCCTCTTGGTGTTTGATGCTACTCGCTTTACATCCCGAGTGGCAATCTCGAATCAGGACCGAGTTGGCAGAAGTTTGCCCCGATGGTCAGCTAGATGCTAATTCACTCGCTCAATTGAAAACG ATAAATATGGTGATTCAAGAAGTCATGCGTCTATACCCACCAGCTGCTTTTGTGTCAAGAGAAGCACTTGAAGACACCCAGGTGGGAAACATAAGCATTCCGAAAGGGGTATACTTGTGGACTTTGATCCCAACATTGCACAGAGACACAGACATTTGGGGACAAGATGCAAATGAATTCAAACCTGAGAGGTTCATTGATGGTGTCTCAAAGGCTTGCAAGTTTCCTCAAGCCTATATCCCCTTTGGTTTGGGTCCTCGAACCTGTTTAGGCAAAAACTTTGCTATGGTACAATTGAAGGTTGTCCTCTCCCTCATTATCTCCAAGTTCACTTTCTCTCTATCACCCAAATACAGACACTCCCCTGCTTTCAAAATGATTGTAGAGCCTGGAAACGGTGTACATATTCTCATTCAAAAATCTCATCTGTAG